atagaaaataaacaaaaataactctAACACACAAACCAGATTGCTAGGAATTAATTATACAAGTGCTGTTGTAGACTTGGGTCCTATGTTTCTTATCATAATTATCATTTAGGAGCACCAAACATTGAGCTTCATGATGATATTTGGGTTCAAAAATCCCCCAAATCACATTGAATCTTGATCTCAAGCTCACTCTTATTACCAAAGGCAGCCATTGTTCAGATTCCAGAAAATCTTGCATGTTTCTCCCTGCACCATACATGGCCTTATTTTTTGTTCCAACATTAAACCTCAGCATTGTCAAATCATCACTCCCAGCATACAATTCTCTTTCCTGTATCTGCTCccacaattattattattattgtattattattattataatcaacTAGTAATATTTTCTTGAATTGATTTATTGGGTTAAATGTGTAAATAATTTACCTGTGAAGTGAGACGGCCAATTATTAATTTGATAATTGGAGGGTGGATGTGAAGGGCAAAGAGCTTGGATTGGTtgtctattataaaatcaatggAGAAATTGCAGCTTAGTAACTTAGTTGTCACACCAGAGGCATCTACTCCCTCCCCTAATCTAAATCGTCCAACTCCTGCAACCTGCGAAATTTAGATCAGCTAATCACTATAGTATAGTTAGCACTTAacgttttttaataaaatgaagagaaatcgtttcttttctttttttatcatATGTAAAAAGTTATATAGATGGAATTTCTAATAATTAAAGTAAGTCGATCAGTGAGGTGACTTTATATTCCATTTACAAAAGCAACTTAACCAGACATTAAGCAATCATAGATCACTGTATAAAGTTACAAAGAACATTGTTTAGCAGCATATAAATAAATACAGTCACGTGGTGTGGTATCGAATGCACGACTAAGATAAATGTTCTAAGCAGAATAGCGTGCACGTATCACGTGATAACTATAATTGCTAGAATAAACAAACTAATGCATTCACAATTTTTAGCAGCATACAAAATCTTAAGGACTACGATAAACTTAtttaatgtatagtatataataAAAGAATAGTAGGGGTAGTATTTACAACtttatacttcctctgtccaaaaaaatagacaagttttgccattttggtccgtccacaaaaaatagactaagttaaaaaagaaaagttttcaACCAATACTAATCATAAACATCATTTTAaatgtggaccccacaatctactaatactcatttaactaacttttccatttctctctcttactttaccaattatacattaaaatcagtgtcattcacaatcttgtctatttttcatggacggagggaagAGAGTATTACCCTTACCATGAATTGAAAGAAAAATACTGAATCCAACCAACTTGATTGCTTTCATAATGCAAGATCTCCTCCTCCTGTTTAAGAGGTAGATCTTGGTTCTTGATATGGTTGAAATGTGAGGAATTGGTGTTGTTGGATGATTATATTCTGACGAGGTGGGTGATTATTGCTGTTGGCATCCGAAACACTTGATGGGCTCTGCACGAAGTAGAAAGAGGTAGGATAtgagggcattagcaatggggcgccctaaggcgcgccctaaggcgcgccctatggcgcgccacgtcaacagttttatcctcctacctccccacctgcagtggggcgccctaaggcgcgccctatggcgcgccacatcatcattttatttatttgtttaattgatttaaatgttttcaactaacaattaataacgagtaaataaaaaggtcgaaataacaaacggggacacattaataaaaaaagaagttacaccgttcaacttacaaaaaaaaaaactaagtcggtgcaattcccaacttccgacgcagttcatctatcaatgcccggaggtattcggcttcgtcggggtcggtacacttcttgagggccttgtgcgtctccaacaacgtcctcgccatcgacgctgtcgCCAACGACGAATACACTTCGGCTGCCTGGGGCGGGAGCATTTCCGGGAGCGGAGgtggggttgcagcggtcgaggatgaggtcgcggccgccttccctttggccttcgcagccttgacgccgggaggacgtcgggaggacatcggtgtgccggaaccgcTGTCGTCCACGTAcaaccggttgaggtcaaccggttgattgccgctgccgctgctcgtgtaaccaccaacttcggtggtcttcatcctctttggcgcactagtgtgcagaattccaccttggaatttctgcttgtccctcaaaagcgtccagatggcctcgtgcttgaactcgccgaacatcgaccggtacgacaatatCGCTTTAGCACGCACGTCTTcccagctctcgccgctcccctgtgcccgcgcgcacttctcgaactccgccgcgtacaagttcacttgcttcttcacttgatcccagtgcttgcggagttgctcacgcttgcgcttgtacgcgttcGGCGGCTTGGCCGCATTGTAGaggtcggcgatgcgctcccagtacgcgaactgcctctggttgttcgcgaatatcggatcttccgatatatctacccaacaccgggccaaaatgagagtttcctcgtcggtgtagtttgtacgaccgggggcgtactcatcgcaatcaccgggaggcggcaacttctgcgcccgctgccggttccgcttctttttggctggggcggaagcggtcgcggcggggtcgggatcggccgctgcggcgtcacgtcgggagggggcgactggtcgggttg
This sequence is a window from Salvia splendens isolate huo1 chromosome 5, SspV2, whole genome shotgun sequence. Protein-coding genes within it:
- the LOC121803551 gene encoding uncharacterized protein LOC121803551; its protein translation is MVAGVGRFRLGEGVDASGVTTKLLSCNFSIDFIIDNQSKLFALHIHPPIIKLIIGRLTSQIQERELYAGSDDLTMLRFNVGTKNKAMYGAGRNMQDFLESEQWLPLVIRVSLRSRFNVIWGIFEPKYHHEAQCLVLLNDNYDKKHRTQVYNSTCIINS